In the genome of Streptomyces collinus, one region contains:
- a CDS encoding ABC transporter permease gives MARLAGRRALFAVPVLLVVTFGVFAIAAASPFDPVKAYAGTAALGADQQTLDRLRENLGVDRPFAARWWHWLTSALTGDLGHSSVMRQPVAQVIGERLVWSALLCAVAFAAAVLVGTVLGVLAARRPGSLVDRTVTSLAYTLEAAPVFWIALLAIWLFALQWDVLPAGGLTDTGSEQVTPGQVTSHLLLPAGVLAVSQLPWFTLYVRQGVGDALAEDPVRGARARGLSEGTVLLGHALRSGLLPVLTLIGSRVPELITGALLVESVFSWPGIAAATVEAATAVDFPLLAALTTLATAAVLAGNLLADLLYGLFDPRVKLSDM, from the coding sequence ATGGCACGACTGGCGGGACGGCGGGCCCTGTTCGCCGTCCCCGTCCTGCTCGTCGTCACCTTCGGCGTGTTCGCCATCGCCGCCGCCTCCCCCTTCGACCCCGTCAAGGCCTACGCCGGCACCGCCGCGCTCGGCGCCGACCAGCAGACCCTGGACCGGCTGCGCGAGAACCTCGGCGTGGACCGGCCCTTCGCCGCCCGCTGGTGGCACTGGCTGACCTCCGCCCTCACCGGCGACCTCGGCCACTCCAGCGTCATGCGGCAGCCGGTCGCCCAGGTCATCGGCGAACGCCTCGTGTGGTCCGCGCTGCTCTGCGCGGTCGCCTTCGCCGCCGCCGTGCTGGTCGGCACGGTCCTCGGCGTGCTCGCCGCCCGCCGCCCCGGCTCGCTCGTCGACCGGACCGTCACCTCCCTCGCCTACACCCTGGAGGCGGCACCGGTCTTCTGGATCGCGCTGCTCGCCATCTGGCTGTTCGCCCTCCAGTGGGACGTCCTCCCGGCGGGCGGCCTGACCGACACCGGCAGCGAACAGGTCACGCCAGGACAGGTCACGAGCCATCTCCTCCTGCCCGCAGGTGTCCTCGCCGTGTCCCAGCTGCCCTGGTTCACCCTGTACGTGCGCCAGGGTGTCGGCGACGCGCTGGCGGAGGACCCCGTACGCGGCGCCCGCGCCCGCGGCCTGAGCGAAGGCACCGTCCTGCTCGGCCACGCCCTGCGCTCCGGGCTCCTTCCGGTGCTCACGCTCATCGGCTCCCGCGTGCCCGAACTGATCACCGGGGCGCTGCTGGTGGAGAGCGTCTTCAGCTGGCCGGGCATCGCCGCGGCCACCGTCGAGGCGGCCACCGCCGTCGACTTCCCGCTGCTCGCCGCCCTGACGACCCTGGCCACCGCCGCCGTGCTCGCCGGGAACCTGCTCGCCGACCTGCTCTACGGACTGTTCGACCCGAGGGTGAAGCTCAGTGACATGTGA
- a CDS encoding ABC transporter permease — protein sequence MTCDAPAPAAAPERTEWRSHGPRRRSTRALRVRTSAVLVAATVLAVLLVPLLVQLDQQAVDLAAKLQPPSWTHPFGTDDVGRDLLLRCVYGLRVSLLVGVAAALTATVVGTAVGAAAGALGGWADRALMRVVDTFSSVPHLLLGIFIVAMFRPGVWPVVISVALTHWLSTARIVRAEVLSLRSRPYIDAAVSGGASRWRVTVRHLLPAVLPQAALAAVLMVPHAMWHESALSFLGLGLPTHTASLGTLIQSARGSLLAGQWWPTLFPGLFLIVPTLAIAGLAGAWRERINPRHRSELML from the coding sequence GTGACATGTGACGCACCCGCGCCCGCCGCCGCCCCGGAGCGGACCGAGTGGCGCTCGCACGGACCCCGGCGCCGCTCCACCCGCGCCCTGCGCGTGCGCACCTCCGCCGTGCTGGTGGCCGCGACCGTCCTCGCCGTGCTGCTCGTGCCGCTGCTGGTCCAGCTCGACCAGCAGGCCGTCGACCTCGCCGCCAAGCTGCAACCACCCTCCTGGACCCACCCGTTCGGCACCGACGACGTCGGCCGCGACCTGCTGCTGCGCTGCGTCTACGGCCTGCGCGTCTCACTGCTCGTCGGCGTCGCGGCGGCGCTGACCGCGACCGTCGTCGGCACGGCCGTGGGCGCCGCGGCCGGGGCGCTGGGCGGCTGGGCCGACCGGGCCCTGATGCGGGTGGTCGACACGTTCTCGTCCGTGCCGCATCTGCTGCTCGGCATCTTCATCGTCGCCATGTTCCGCCCCGGGGTGTGGCCGGTGGTCATCTCGGTCGCACTGACCCACTGGCTGTCCACGGCCCGGATCGTCCGTGCCGAGGTGCTCTCCCTGCGGTCCAGGCCGTACATCGACGCCGCCGTCTCCGGCGGGGCGTCCCGGTGGCGGGTGACCGTACGGCACCTGCTGCCCGCCGTCCTCCCCCAGGCCGCGCTCGCCGCCGTGCTGATGGTGCCGCACGCCATGTGGCACGAGTCGGCGCTGTCCTTCCTCGGACTCGGGCTGCCCACGCACACGGCGAGCCTCGGCACCCTCATCCAGAGCGCCCGCGGCTCCCTCCTCGCCGGCCAGTGGTGGCCGACCCTCTTCCCGGGTCTCTTCCTCATCGTCCCCACCCTCGCCATCGCCGGACTCGCCGGCGCCTGGCGCGAGCGGATCAACCCCCGCCACCGATCGGAGCTGATGCTGTGA
- a CDS encoding ABC transporter ATP-binding protein, translating to MESMTPVLSVRGLSVRFLMPGGRRVAAVTDARFDVAPGECLALIGESGCGKSVLASALLGLLPGNAQTAGSALLGDLDLLTAGERTLARTVRGRLIGLVPQSPAAHLTPVRTVRSQLEETVAALTATRGRAALRAAAEAAAERAAFPADHLDRHPHQLSGGLAQRAATALALVGDAPLLLADEPTTGLDRDLVDRTADELRRHVDDPGQGGRGRALLMITHDLAAAERIADRVAVMYAGRIVELADAAAFFGSPGPRHPYSRGLLQALPDRAFTPIPGMPPELGDLPAGCAFAARCDRATDTCATEPPAGTVACHHPHVPEDVRA from the coding sequence ATGGAGTCCATGACCCCCGTGCTGTCGGTGCGCGGACTGTCCGTGCGGTTCCTCATGCCCGGCGGACGCCGCGTCGCCGCCGTCACCGACGCGCGCTTCGACGTGGCGCCCGGCGAGTGCCTGGCCCTGATCGGGGAGAGCGGCTGCGGAAAGTCCGTGCTGGCCTCCGCCCTGCTCGGCCTGCTCCCCGGCAACGCCCAGACCGCCGGTTCGGCCCTCCTCGGTGACCTGGACCTGCTCACGGCCGGCGAGCGGACCCTCGCCCGCACCGTACGAGGGCGGCTCATCGGCCTCGTACCGCAGAGCCCGGCCGCCCACCTCACCCCGGTCCGCACCGTCCGCTCCCAACTGGAGGAGACGGTCGCCGCGTTGACCGCGACCCGGGGGCGCGCCGCCCTGCGGGCCGCCGCAGAGGCCGCCGCCGAACGGGCCGCGTTCCCCGCCGACCACCTCGACCGCCACCCCCACCAGCTCTCCGGCGGTCTCGCCCAGCGCGCCGCCACCGCCCTCGCCCTGGTCGGCGACGCACCCCTGCTGCTCGCCGACGAACCCACCACGGGACTCGACCGCGACCTGGTGGACCGTACGGCCGACGAACTGCGGCGGCACGTCGACGACCCGGGCCAGGGCGGCCGCGGGCGCGCCCTGCTGATGATCACCCACGATCTGGCGGCCGCGGAGCGCATCGCGGACCGGGTCGCGGTCATGTACGCCGGGCGGATCGTCGAACTCGCCGACGCAGCGGCCTTCTTCGGCTCACCCGGGCCCCGCCACCCCTACAGCCGCGGCCTTCTCCAGGCCCTGCCCGACCGCGCCTTCACCCCCATCCCCGGCATGCCGCCCGAACTCGGCGACCTCCCGGCCGGCTGCGCCTTCGCCGCCCGCTGCGACCGGGCCACCGACACCTGCGCGACCGAGCCGCCCGCCGGAACGGTCGCCTGCCACCATCCGCACGTGCCGGAGGACGTCCGTGCTTGA
- a CDS encoding ABC transporter ATP-binding protein, whose product MLELRSITAGYARNAPVVRDVSLTVAPGESVGLLGPSGCGKSTLARVAALLHRPDAGTLLLDGEPVRRWRHHAPREKRTAFGVVFQQARLSADPRLPLTDLIAEPLRATGRGAEVPGRIAELAPVVGLTPDLLTRRPHEVSDGQLQRACLARALVLRPRMLVCDEMTAMLDASTAAALVAAVEDYRAATGAALLAVGHDRTLLRRWCDRTVQWDSLT is encoded by the coding sequence GTGCTTGAACTGCGCTCCATCACCGCCGGATACGCCAGGAACGCCCCGGTGGTGCGGGACGTGTCCCTGACCGTCGCGCCGGGCGAGTCCGTCGGTCTGCTCGGCCCGAGCGGCTGCGGCAAGTCCACCCTCGCGCGGGTCGCGGCCCTGCTGCACCGCCCCGACGCCGGCACCCTGCTCCTCGACGGCGAGCCCGTACGGCGCTGGCGCCACCACGCCCCACGCGAGAAGCGCACCGCCTTCGGGGTCGTCTTCCAGCAGGCCAGGCTCTCCGCGGACCCGCGGCTGCCGCTCACGGACCTGATCGCCGAGCCCCTGCGCGCCACCGGCCGCGGTGCGGAAGTCCCCGGCCGGATCGCCGAGTTGGCCCCCGTGGTCGGTCTCACCCCCGACCTGCTGACCCGGCGGCCGCACGAGGTCAGCGACGGTCAGCTGCAACGCGCCTGCCTCGCCCGGGCGCTGGTGCTGCGCCCGCGCATGCTGGTGTGCGACGAGATGACCGCGATGCTCGACGCCTCCACGGCCGCCGCCCTGGTCGCGGCCGTCGAGGACTACCGGGCCGCGACGGGCGCCGCCCTGCTGGCCGTCGGCCACGACCGCACCCTGCTCCGGCGCTGGTGCGACCGCACCGTCCAGTGGGACAGCCTGACCTGA
- a CDS encoding ArsR/SmtB family transcription factor: protein MTTTPTPPTDEPDPTLQAAGELLRALASPVRLGIVRELSGGGKYVHELVTALGVSQPLVSQHLRVLRTSRIVTARRQARETRYTLTDDHVAHIVLDAIRHVQE from the coding sequence ATGACAACGACGCCCACTCCCCCGACGGACGAACCGGATCCGACTCTCCAGGCGGCCGGCGAGCTGCTGCGCGCCCTGGCCTCGCCCGTACGGCTGGGCATCGTGCGGGAACTGTCCGGCGGCGGGAAGTACGTCCATGAACTGGTGACCGCCCTCGGTGTCAGCCAGCCGCTGGTCTCCCAGCACCTGAGGGTGCTGCGCACCTCCCGGATCGTCACCGCCCGGCGTCAGGCCCGAGAGACGCGGTACACCCTCACCGACGACCATGTGGCGCACATCGTGCTGGACGCCATCCGGCACGTACAGGAGTAG
- a CDS encoding class I SAM-dependent methyltransferase: MGLSLATAERWVERWELQQQRYAVDREERFTVIADVVEHVTAGRAAPPLVVDLGCGPGSLAARLIRRLPDAEIVAVDRDPVLLELGRTHHPDAARYVDAEIGAPGWVRALELDRPLDAAVSTTALHYLDRDTLLGTYRQLAALLRPGGVLVNGDHLPQGETSPAGIAAHVGRCRADRQRVFAHEDWGSWWAAVGDDPELTDLLAERRRREASLGTTRPAELPLSAHLELLGQSGFATAGPVWQYGDSCVVVAVR, encoded by the coding sequence ATGGGGCTGAGTCTGGCGACGGCGGAGCGATGGGTGGAGCGCTGGGAGCTCCAGCAGCAGCGGTACGCCGTCGACCGCGAGGAGCGGTTCACGGTGATCGCCGATGTCGTCGAGCACGTCACGGCGGGGCGCGCGGCCCCGCCTCTCGTGGTGGACCTGGGCTGCGGGCCCGGCTCCCTCGCGGCCCGGCTGATCCGGCGGCTGCCGGACGCCGAGATCGTGGCCGTGGACCGGGATCCCGTCCTGCTGGAGCTGGGCCGCACCCACCACCCGGACGCGGCCCGCTACGTCGACGCGGAGATCGGCGCGCCGGGCTGGGTGCGGGCCCTGGAACTGGACCGGCCCCTGGACGCGGCGGTCTCCACGACGGCCCTGCACTACCTGGACCGCGACACCCTGCTCGGCACCTACCGGCAGCTCGCCGCGCTGCTGCGCCCCGGGGGCGTCCTCGTCAACGGCGACCATCTCCCCCAGGGTGAGACGAGCCCGGCGGGGATCGCCGCCCATGTCGGGCGGTGCCGGGCCGACCGGCAGCGCGTGTTCGCCCACGAGGACTGGGGCTCCTGGTGGGCCGCGGTCGGCGACGACCCGGAGCTGACCGACCTCCTCGCCGAGCGCCGGCGCCGCGAAGCCTCCCTGGGCACGACGCGCCCCGCCGAACTCCCCCTCTCCGCCCACCTGGAGCTCCTTGGGCAGTCCGGCTTCGCCACGGCCGGCCCGGTGTGGCAGTACGGCGACAGCTGCGTGGTCGTGGCGGTGCGCTAG
- a CDS encoding aminotransferase class V-fold PLP-dependent enzyme: protein MNTPSSREEQERWQRALRAQFPIVTGHPELAYLDSAATAQKPQAVLDAVQTYLTTSNANSARGTYTWANRTTELVERTRGRVARFLGDDRPERSAVHFTGGTTEGLRTIARDWLPGFLRDGDEIVVPDADHRANIVPWLEAQQSLAREGVHVRVVPMPYQSGSGDYDHRALAERAGPRTRFVATTHVHHVYGGDMNVHRIREAVGPDAVICLDAAQSVGHLPVSVAELDVDFVVFSGHKALALPGSGAVWARQARGPQFVPGGWSGTPNTVGIASLEAALDWLEAAGVDRIERWTTDLAVRLTEGLRRLDAYEILGCPLSLAADSAVQRRQGIVTLRHRAVDSGDLGFILFSHGFMVRSDHHCQGDAGEKTGSVRVSLHVYNTVEEVDRLLSVLASLR, encoded by the coding sequence GTGAACACACCGAGCAGCCGCGAGGAGCAGGAGCGGTGGCAGCGGGCGCTGCGCGCCCAGTTCCCCATCGTCACCGGGCATCCGGAGCTGGCGTACCTGGACAGCGCGGCCACGGCGCAGAAGCCGCAGGCCGTCCTGGACGCCGTACAGACGTATCTGACCACCTCCAACGCCAACTCGGCGCGCGGCACCTACACCTGGGCCAACCGGACCACGGAGCTGGTGGAGCGCACCCGCGGGCGCGTCGCCCGGTTCCTCGGGGACGACCGGCCGGAGCGCTCCGCCGTCCACTTCACCGGCGGCACCACCGAGGGGCTGCGGACCATCGCCCGCGACTGGCTGCCGGGCTTCCTGCGCGACGGCGACGAGATCGTCGTGCCGGACGCCGATCACCGGGCGAACATCGTGCCCTGGCTGGAGGCGCAGCAGTCGCTGGCGCGGGAGGGGGTGCACGTGCGGGTGGTGCCGATGCCGTACCAGAGCGGCTCGGGGGACTACGACCACCGGGCGCTGGCGGAACGGGCCGGGCCGCGCACCCGGTTCGTGGCCACCACCCATGTGCACCACGTCTACGGCGGCGACATGAACGTGCACCGCATCCGTGAGGCCGTCGGCCCGGACGCGGTCATCTGCCTGGACGCCGCGCAGAGTGTGGGTCATCTGCCGGTGTCCGTGGCGGAGCTGGACGTCGACTTCGTGGTGTTCTCCGGTCACAAGGCGCTGGCCCTGCCCGGTTCGGGGGCGGTCTGGGCCCGGCAGGCGCGCGGGCCGCAGTTCGTGCCCGGCGGGTGGAGCGGCACCCCGAACACGGTGGGCATCGCCTCGCTCGAAGCGGCCCTGGACTGGCTGGAGGCGGCCGGTGTCGACCGGATCGAGCGCTGGACGACCGACCTGGCGGTCCGGCTCACCGAGGGGCTGCGCCGGCTGGACGCCTACGAGATCCTCGGCTGCCCGCTCAGCCTCGCCGCCGACTCGGCCGTGCAGCGCCGCCAGGGCATCGTGACGCTGCGGCACCGCGCAGTCGACTCGGGCGACCTGGGGTTCATCCTGTTCAGCCACGGATTCATGGTGCGCTCCGACCATCACTGCCAGGGCGACGCGGGCGAGAAGACCGGTTCGGTGCGGGTGAGCCTGCATGTGTACAACACGGTGGAGGAGGTGGACCGGCTGCTGTCCGTTCTCGCGTCACTCCGGTGA
- a CDS encoding pyridoxal-phosphate dependent enzyme, with translation MRYDSITEAIGNTPLVRIDPAVHGLRTIDLYAKLEMLNPFGSVKDRAAWSMAGPLLAEAVEHGSQVVELSSGNTAKALAVIAGMHGLGFKSVTNRMRVPEIKDLLLLLGAEIEELPGQSECLDPTATDDPLTLFHRTLAASGSAYLHTDQYFNPRNTEAHLTGTGPEIVKDLDGRVPDWFVACVGTAGSSTGVARALREEDPSVRVVGLVAAKSDFIPGIRTIDEVQEVGLFDPETYDTMESVTADQAIEGMLTLNRRCGILGGPTGGAAYFGAVRHLRALDAESEERRTAVFIVCDRVESYLSYVRQRRPDLLGRPPRRNSPADLSEAEVGGAPSVTVAEARRWIETDRPLVVDLRSPYAYAALHIDGSVNIVDELFAELVRGGLPFSRRQPVLLACPVGEQSARYGALLTRMGHPDVRSLAGGIIAWRDAGAPLVRD, from the coding sequence GTGAGGTACGACAGCATCACCGAGGCGATAGGCAACACCCCTCTGGTGCGGATAGACCCGGCGGTGCACGGCCTGCGCACCATCGATCTGTACGCCAAGCTCGAAATGCTCAACCCCTTCGGCTCGGTCAAGGACCGCGCCGCCTGGAGCATGGCGGGACCCCTGCTGGCCGAGGCGGTCGAACACGGCAGTCAGGTGGTCGAGTTGTCCAGCGGTAACACGGCCAAGGCCCTCGCGGTCATCGCGGGCATGCACGGCCTGGGCTTCAAGAGCGTCACCAACCGGATGCGGGTCCCGGAGATCAAGGACCTGCTGTTGCTGCTCGGGGCGGAGATCGAGGAGTTGCCGGGGCAGAGCGAGTGCCTGGACCCGACCGCCACGGACGATCCGCTGACCCTGTTCCACCGCACGCTCGCCGCCTCGGGCAGCGCCTATCTGCACACCGACCAGTACTTCAACCCGCGCAACACCGAGGCCCATCTCACCGGCACCGGACCGGAGATCGTCAAGGACCTGGACGGCCGCGTCCCGGACTGGTTCGTCGCCTGTGTGGGCACGGCCGGGTCCTCCACGGGCGTCGCCCGCGCGCTGCGCGAGGAGGATCCCTCCGTGCGGGTGGTCGGGCTCGTGGCGGCCAAGTCCGACTTCATCCCCGGCATCCGCACCATCGACGAGGTGCAGGAGGTGGGTCTGTTCGACCCGGAGACGTACGACACGATGGAGTCGGTCACCGCCGACCAGGCGATCGAGGGGATGCTGACCCTGAACCGACGCTGCGGCATCCTGGGCGGGCCCACCGGCGGGGCGGCCTACTTCGGCGCCGTCCGCCATCTGCGGGCGCTGGACGCGGAGTCGGAGGAGCGGCGGACCGCGGTGTTCATCGTCTGCGACCGGGTGGAGAGCTATCTGAGCTACGTCCGGCAGCGGCGGCCCGATCTGCTGGGCCGCCCGCCCCGGAGGAACTCACCGGCCGACCTGTCCGAGGCCGAGGTCGGCGGGGCGCCGTCGGTCACCGTGGCCGAGGCCCGGCGCTGGATCGAGACCGACCGGCCGCTCGTGGTCGACCTGCGCAGCCCCTACGCGTACGCGGCGCTGCACATCGACGGTTCGGTCAACATCGTCGACGAGCTGTTCGCGGAACTCGTGCGGGGCGGCCTGCCGTTCAGCCGGCGTCAGCCGGTGCTGCTGGCCTGCCCGGTCGGTGAGCAGTCCGCCCGGTACGGGGCGCTGCTGACCCGGATGGGCCATCCGGACGTACGCAGCCTGGCCGGCGGCATCATCGCCTGGCGGGACGCGGGCGCGCCCCTGGTGCGGGACTGA
- a CDS encoding alanine racemase: MDGRPLYLEPRLEPRLRSLVAAHGTLHSIVDALGSPLHVVVPDQIAENLERFRSVYRSHHLSGQVFYAHKANRSSALLRRLAATDAGVDVASLGELQHALGAGFSAGRITATGPKNPEFLWLAARAGVTVSVDAVAELDQLAALVRKHTLAPVRVLLRLSGFESSGVKVLSRRSRFGTPVRELELLLEAVERHADAVDPAGVAFHLDTTSVTEKATALEGSLAALELCRSRGLRPRAVDIGGGFGIGYLAEREQWEAYTTALTAAVLGRRPPLTWGGHGYGLRNESGTLRGTLGLYPAYRSVAGAAYLDELLARPAASLGGRPLAALLLEHLYDLHTEPGRALLDQCGLTLARVLEVRTQEGGGELLVRLAAKADDIALEDHGVLMDPVVVPRGGAGPGDVPVAVHLFGSLCLETDLITRRTVFLPRRPEPGDLLAFANTAGYAMDFHATRAQHQPAAGKVAAWQDGDAWRWCLDDQFWPITPARGAQ; this comes from the coding sequence ATGGACGGCCGGCCCTTGTATCTCGAACCGCGGCTGGAGCCACGGCTGAGGTCGCTCGTGGCGGCGCACGGCACGCTGCACTCGATCGTCGACGCACTCGGCTCACCCCTGCACGTCGTGGTGCCGGACCAGATCGCCGAGAACCTGGAGCGGTTCCGGTCGGTGTACCGCTCGCACCACCTGTCGGGCCAGGTCTTCTACGCCCACAAGGCCAACCGGTCCAGCGCGCTGCTGCGGCGGCTCGCCGCGACGGACGCGGGCGTGGACGTCGCGTCGCTGGGCGAGTTGCAGCACGCGCTGGGTGCCGGGTTCAGTGCCGGCCGGATCACGGCCACGGGGCCGAAGAACCCGGAGTTCCTGTGGCTGGCGGCCCGTGCGGGTGTCACGGTCAGCGTCGATGCCGTCGCCGAGCTGGACCAGCTCGCCGCCCTGGTGCGCAAGCACACGCTCGCCCCGGTGCGGGTGCTGCTGCGGCTGTCGGGCTTCGAGTCGTCAGGGGTGAAGGTGCTGAGCCGGCGCAGCCGTTTCGGCACGCCCGTAAGGGAGTTGGAGCTGCTGCTGGAGGCGGTCGAGCGGCACGCCGACGCGGTCGATCCGGCGGGGGTGGCCTTCCATCTGGACACGACGAGCGTCACGGAGAAGGCGACCGCCCTCGAAGGGAGCCTGGCCGCGCTGGAGTTGTGCCGGAGCCGGGGGCTGCGGCCGCGGGCCGTGGACATCGGCGGCGGGTTCGGCATCGGCTATCTCGCCGAGCGCGAGCAGTGGGAGGCGTACACGACCGCGCTGACCGCGGCCGTCCTCGGCCGGCGTCCGCCTCTGACGTGGGGCGGGCACGGCTACGGGCTGCGCAACGAGTCCGGCACCCTGCGCGGCACGCTCGGTCTGTACCCCGCATACCGGTCCGTGGCCGGCGCCGCCTACCTGGACGAGTTGCTGGCCCGGCCCGCCGCCTCGCTGGGCGGGCGCCCGCTGGCAGCGCTGCTGCTGGAGCACCTGTACGACCTGCACACCGAGCCCGGCCGGGCGCTGCTGGACCAGTGCGGACTCACCCTCGCGCGTGTCCTGGAGGTCCGCACCCAGGAGGGTGGCGGGGAACTGCTCGTACGGCTGGCCGCGAAGGCGGACGACATCGCGCTGGAGGACCACGGAGTGCTCATGGACCCCGTGGTCGTCCCCCGGGGCGGAGCCGGGCCGGGGGACGTGCCCGTCGCCGTGCATCTCTTCGGCAGCCTCTGCCTGGAGACCGACCTGATCACCCGGCGCACGGTGTTCCTGCCGCGCCGCCCGGAACCCGGCGACCTGCTGGCCTTCGCCAACACCGCCGGCTACGCCATGGACTTCCACGCCACCCGCGCCCAGCACCAGCCCGCCGCCGGCAAGGTCGCCGCCTGGCAGGACGGCGATGCCTGGCGCTGGTGCCTCGACGACCAGTTCTGGCCGATCACGCCCGCGAGGGGAGCTCAGTGA